One window of Pseudacidobacterium ailaaui genomic DNA carries:
- a CDS encoding LolA family protein, whose protein sequence is MGRQKRESRWQGAGHRLCFSAKRRGLLLLAALCLSSRVHAQVVSPQAFAAVVDRHYNSLHSLSVHFTQKFDGMGMHRSESGVLLLKKPQKMRWTYSTPAGKLFVLDGHNAYFYSPGDTEVPRVPVKKLDDLRSPLRFLLGHTQLEKELGSLRLAPAENGSYVLMGVPKGMEQRIASVSITARADGTIQSMRIEETDGIVNTFLFSDEVPNAPAPDSAFLFQPPAGVHIVDGAPPV, encoded by the coding sequence ATGGGCCGGCAAAAGCGGGAAAGCCGATGGCAAGGCGCAGGACATCGCCTGTGCTTCTCGGCAAAGCGACGTGGGCTTCTGCTGCTCGCTGCACTTTGCCTTTCTTCGCGTGTGCATGCCCAGGTTGTTAGCCCGCAAGCTTTCGCAGCCGTCGTAGACCGGCACTACAATTCGCTGCATTCTCTGTCCGTACACTTTACGCAGAAGTTCGATGGGATGGGCATGCACCGTAGCGAAAGCGGAGTACTCCTGCTGAAAAAGCCGCAGAAAATGCGCTGGACCTATTCCACCCCAGCCGGCAAGCTCTTTGTGCTGGATGGGCACAATGCCTACTTTTATTCTCCCGGAGACACGGAGGTCCCGCGGGTTCCGGTAAAAAAACTCGACGACCTCCGCTCTCCCTTGCGCTTTCTGCTGGGACATACGCAGCTTGAGAAGGAGCTCGGCTCCCTGCGCCTGGCTCCGGCAGAAAATGGAAGCTATGTCCTCATGGGTGTTCCCAAAGGGATGGAACAGCGCATCGCCTCGGTCTCCATTACCGCGCGTGCAGACGGTACCATTCAGTCCATGCGGATTGAGGAGACGGATGGCATTGTCAACACTTTTCTCTTCAGTGACGAGGTCCCGAATGCTCCGGCCCCGGACAGCGCTTTTCTTTTCCAGCCTCCGGCAGGTGTGCACATCGTGGACGGTGCGCCTCCGGTTTAA
- a CDS encoding type IV pilin protein: MHKSLITLLTQSLSPRRRRYDGCNLPESGFTLMELLIVISIMLILMLIAIPNMLNLRSQANETSAIQSLRAIYQAEIQYQTNYPANGFACSLQALGGDASAGPPSAQSAQLLQRDLASGSKAGYTFNITNCQKTTVNNQDMYTSYEATAVPQAVGKTGHRGFCIDMTGEIKADPAGGTNCTVPIQ, translated from the coding sequence ATGCACAAATCTTTGATCACTCTGCTGACCCAATCTCTTTCCCCGCGCCGCAGGCGGTATGACGGATGCAACCTTCCTGAGTCTGGGTTCACCTTGATGGAGCTGCTCATTGTTATCTCCATCATGCTCATCCTCATGCTCATTGCTATCCCGAATATGCTCAATCTTCGCAGCCAGGCCAACGAGACTTCGGCCATCCAGTCCCTGCGCGCCATCTATCAGGCGGAGATCCAGTACCAGACCAACTACCCAGCCAATGGCTTTGCCTGCTCCCTGCAGGCCCTTGGCGGTGACGCCAGCGCCGGGCCTCCCAGTGCGCAAAGTGCACAATTACTTCAGCGCGATCTGGCCTCCGGCTCCAAGGCTGGATACACCTTCAACATCACCAACTGCCAGAAAACCACGGTGAATAATCAGGACATGTACACCAGCTATGAGGCCACTGCGGTCCCTCAGGCCGTAGGCAAAACCGGGCACCGCGGCTTCTGTATTGATATGACCGGGGAAATTAAAGCCGATCCGGCGGGGGGCACTAACTGTACGGTACCGATCCAGTAG